The genomic stretch AGTTCCACGCCGGGGTCGGCGACGGCCAATTCCAGCAACCGGCGTGGATCGAAGAACCAGCCCAGCTTCTGCTGGGCGTAGAACATGCCGTGTCCATCCACGATCACCACACGCCGGATCCTGTCGTGATCCACCCGCAACCCGTCTTGTCTCATCCACTCAGCGTAGAGACGTGTGGCTGTCGGGACTCAACGAAGCGTGCGCCGTAAGGTGGCCTCATTGATGGATGGTCGATGGCCACCGGCACCCTGGCCCTGGTCCTTCATGCCCATCTCCCCTTCGTCCGGGACAGCCAGCCGGGCTCCCTGGAGGAGGACTGGTACTTCCAGGCCCTGCTCGAGAGCTATCTGCCGCTGCTCCAGGTGCTGGAAGCCAGCCGGGATGATCCCAGCCAGCACCCCTGCCTCAGCCTCGGGCTCTCGCCCACCCTGCTCAGCCTGATCAGCGATCCCGTGCTGAGCGCGCGCTTCCCCGACTGGCTCGCCCAGCGTCAGCGATTGCTGCGTCACGCCCCCTCCAGCCACCGCGCCGCCGCCAGCGCCCTGGCCGACACCCTGGAGAACACCCGCCAGAGCTGGATCGCAAGCGGCGGTCAGCTGCTGCACCGCTTCCGCCAGTTGCAGCAGGACGGGGTGCTCGACCTGCTCACCTGCGCCGCGACCCACGGCTACCTGCCGCTCCTGCGCCACAGTCCCGAAGCCGTGCGAGCCCAGCTCATCAATGCCGTGCGGGAGCACCAGCGCTTGCTGGGGGAGCGCCCGCTGGGCATCTGGCTGCCGGAGTGCGCCTATTACGAAGGTCTCGATCTGCTGCTGCGGCAGTGCGGCCTGCGTTATTCCGTTCTCGACGCCCATGGCCTGCTGCATGCACTGCCCAGGCCTCGCTATGGGGTGTACGCGCCGATCTGCTCGCCTGCGGGCATCGCCTTCTTCGCCCGCGATGGCGCCGCCACCCTGCCGGTGTGGTCGGCCTCGGAAGGATATCCAGGGGATGGCGCCTACAGGGAGTTTCACCGTGACCTGGGCTGGGATCTGCCCGAAGCCGAGCTGCACGCCCATGGCATCACGAGCTCACGGCCCCTGGGGCTGAAACTGCACCGGGTCAGCAGCCAGGGCTCGCCACTCGATCAGAAATTGCCCTACGAACCGAAGGCAGCGGCCAGTCGGACCATGGAGCACGCCAGCGACTACCTGGCCGGCCGCAGCGAGGAGCTGGCGTCCCTCGCCGCGGCCATGGCACGCCCCCCCCTGCTGGTGGCCCCCTTCGACGCGGAGTTGTTCGGCCACTGGTGGTACGAGGGGCCCCTGTTTCTCGCCGAACTGTTTCGCCAGGGGCCTGCCGCTGGCGTGGCATTCAGCAGCCTTCGCGGAGCCCTCGAGCGCGAGGAGCCCCTGCAGATCTGCCGGCCGTCCCCCTCGAGCTGGGGGCAGGGTGGGTATCACCACTACTGGCTCCACCAGAGCAATGCCTGGGTGGTGCCGGAATGGCATCGGGCTTCCGCGGCGATGGTCAAGCAGGTGAATCGCGGCGTGGCCTCGGAGCGCCAGCGGCGGCTGCTCACCCAGGCGGGTCGGGAGCTGCTGCTGGCTCAGAGCTCAGACTGGAGTTTCATCCTCCGGGCCGGCACCACCACCACTCTGGCCCGGGAGCGGATTCACCGCCATCTCGACCGTTTCTGGCGGCTGATGCATGCCATCGACACCGGCGCGGACTTGCCCGAGGGCTGGCTCGAGGCCATCGAGGCCGAGGATGGTCTGTTCCCCCAGCTGAACGCGGCGGACTGGGCCAGTGTCAGCGCCCAGCCACCCTCTCCACCCGACGAGCGCCCCCTCACCCATGCCTGAGCAACAGCCTCTGATCATGCCGGCTCCACGCCAGCGCAATCAGGCCATCGATCTGATGCGGGCCACCTGCATCCTCTGGATCGTCGGTTTCTGGCACCCGCTGGGCTAAGCCGGATCGATCGATGGCTACAAGAACGACCTCACTGACCGGTTGACCGTGGTGGTGCTGGGCAGTTCGTGTTCATCTCCGGGCATCGGATCGGCAGGTCCCTGATCACCAATGCCGCCGCACTGTGGACGTTCTACCTGCGGCGGATGATCCGGATCTATCCCCCTACCTGGCGGCACTGCTGCTCGTCGATCTCTTCGGGCTGCTCAAGCCTTGGCAGTTCGTCGGGGCGGCGCTGCTGAGCTCCGGTTTCAGCCTGGAGCCTCCCCTGACCCTCTGGTACATCTCGATGATCGGGGTGTTCTCCCTGCTGGCGCCGATGCTGCTGCTGGCGCACAGCTGGGCCAGACCCCCGGCGATGGACATCCAGCCCCCAGGTGATGGGTGTCGGGATCATCGGCCTCAACGTGATGCTGGGCAAGCTTCTGGAGAGTGGGGGGCATCGCCTGTTCCTCTACTTCCCGTCCTTCTTGGCCGGCCATCTGCTCTCCCCGGCACTGGTGGAACCGAGGGTGAGAGGCCGCACCGTCGCCCTCACGGGCCTGGCCTCGGTGACGGCGCGCCTGTTCTCCTCCCATCACAAGGGCAGGATCGACTCAAGCCTCGATGCCATCCCCCTGGCGGTGTTCGGCCCGTTGCTGGCTTTTCCGGTCTGTGAGCGCTGGGGCCGCCATCTGCTGCGTCTGCCCCCCCCTGATCCTGGCGGTCAGCACCGCCGGTTTCGTCATGGATCGCTTTCACCGGCCGATCTGTCTGCTGCTCACCACCCACGGATTCCCGAGCAGCGCGCCACTCCAGCTCAGCGTGTTGCTCCTGCTGACCCTGCCGGTGATTGTGGCGGTCTCCTGGAAGGGGCAGGACCTCGACGACGCCGCGGTGCGAGGGTGGCAGACTCCAGCGTTCGCCGCTGGCTGAAGAACTCCGTCACCAGCCCGGGTACGCTTCCTAATAAGGACTTCCTCGGGCTTGTCAGACCCAGGGCCTCCAGCCATGTACTCCCATCTGCTCGTCCCCATCGACGGATCCGACGTCTCCGTGAAAGCCGTTCACGGAGCCGTGGCCTTCGCCAAGGAGATGGGTGCGCGCATCACTTTCTTCAATGCCCGCAGTGTTCTGCCGGTGTCGATGGTGGGAACCGGAACGATGCTGGATGCCGGCACGCTGGAGCACCTCAGCCTCGTGGCGAGGGAAAACGCCGAACGGATTCTGGCTGAGGCCCAGGCCGTGGCCGAGAGCGCCGGGGTGCCCTGCAGCAGTGAGGGGGTGATCAACGATCTGCCCCATGAGGCGATCATCGAGGCGGCCGCTCGCCATGGCTGCGATCTGATCTTCATGGCCTCCCATGGACGCCGCGGCCTCAGCGGCCTGTTGCTGGGCAGCCAGACCCAGAGGGTGCTGATCCATGCCGACCTGCCGGTCCTGGTGTTCCGTTGAGCGGTTGCGGGACAGCTAACCCCGCACGGCCCGCCAGAGCAAGGCGGCTTCGCGCCCTTTCGGTTGCATCAGCCCCCAGCGCACATCGGCCGGTGCCTGGGCGAACAGGCGCACCATCGCCGCCACCAGCTCGCCGAGGCTGAGGGTATTGGTCAGGAATCCGTACCACTCCCGCTCGGGCAGGGCGAAAAAGGTGGTGAAGAACTGGCGCAGGTCCCGCTCCGAGAAACGCATCAGCTTCTCCAGGCCAAACTGGTAGATGCCGTGCTTGCGCACCAGCTCCGGGGTCCAGAGGGCACCCCAGGCGATCTCGGCCACCTGGGCGGCGGACTGATCAGGCCTGGCCAGGGCGGCGGCAATGGCAGCCGCCAGGCCTGGAGCGCGCCGCAGCAGCGAGCCCACCATGTAGCCCGAAGCGGGGTGCACCAGGCTGGCGGCCCCTCCAAAGCCCAGCACCCGCTGGCTGAGGTCGGGCAGGGGCAGGTTCATCGGGAACAGGCAGCGCTCCTCATGCTCCACCTGCAGCACCGCCACGCCCCGGTGGGCCAGCCTCCTCAGCAGGCGACCCCGGAGCACCTCGATCGGCACCGGCGGTGCCAGGGCCAGGGAGGTTTCCTCCACGAAAAAGCGCCCCCCGCCCAGGTCCATGGCGTACAGGAAGGTCGGCGGACCCTCGCGCTCCTCCGGGCTCAGATGATCGCTGCGATAGTCCATCAGCACGAACTGGCCCGGTGGTACCGGAGCTGCCGTGAAGAAGCCCACGATCCCGTAGGCCGCCTGTACAGCCACGGGCCCCAGGACCGGCCGGCGCACGAAGACGGGGTCGTGGCCAGTGGTGTCGATCACCAGGCGGGCCCTGATCACCTCCCCCTGCCGGGTGGTCACCTGGGACCCCTGCGGGTCGTGGATCAGCTCAGCGGCCAGTCCCCGCTTCCAGTCCATGCCGGAGCAGCGCCCCAGCCAGTGGTCCTGGAGTTTCGCGCGATCAAACAGGCCATAATCGTGGCTGAGAGCCACAGGGTCGGCACCGAAATAACTGACACAGTTCGACCAGCGATGCTCCAGCAGATGGGAGAGCTGGAGCTGATCCAGCTCGGGAGCCCAGATGCCGTAGGTGTTCTGCCATGGGCTGGCTGGATCGCCTGCGGCCAGCCCTGTGACCCGCAGGCCGAGGGAGACGAGCTCACTGGCGATGGCCAGCCCTGCCGGACCGGCCCCGAGCACCAGCACATCGGCCGCGGCGGCGGGAAGCGTCAGGGGGACTCCGGTGCCGTGGTGGTCTCAACGGTGTCAGCGAGCTGCTCCTCTTCGGGGGCCGGAGGCACCAGCACCACCTCACTGAGACGATCACCGCTGTCGAGCTTCTGCAGGCGCACACCCGTGGCGGCCCGCGACTGCTGAGGAATCGCATCCGCCTGCATGCGCACGATCACCCCCCGCTCACTCACCAGCAGCAGTTCCTCCCCGGGACCCATCACCGTCAGCCCCACCAGCACGTCGCCGTCGCGGCGGAACTTGATGGCGCGCAGACCCAGACCGGCCCGGCGCTGCAGACGGAACTGGGTCACCGGCACCCGCTTACCCAGACCGCTGGCGGACGCCACCAGCACCCAGGGGCCCTCGGCACTCTCACCTGGATCCGGAGCCTCCTCCTCGTTATCGCCCTCGGATCCGGAGGAGCTGGCCACCCGATCCGCCAGTTCAGCAGGAAGCACGTCCATGCTCACCAGCTCATCGCCCGGCCGCAGGGCCATGGCGCGCACACCCCGGGCGGTGCGGCCCAGGGGACGCAGTTCTCCATCGGTGAGGCGGAAGTGGATCGTCATCCCCTTGAGCGAACCGATCAGCACGCTGTCGCCCGGCAGGGCCAGCCTGGCCCAGCGCAGGGCATCGCCGTCTTCGAGGCTGATGGCGATCAGGCCGTTCGAGCGGATGTTGGCGAAAGCCGAGAGCCTGGTGCGCTTGATGTAGCCACCGCTGGTGAGCATCAGCAGCTGGACATCGTCGTCGAAGGCACTCACCGCCACCAGGGAGGTGATCTGCTCTTCACGGGGAATCGGCAGCAGCTGCACCACCGGCGTTCCCTTGGCGCCGCGGCTTCCCACTGGCACCCGGTAGGCCGGCACGGCATAGACCACGCCGCGATCGCTGAACAGCAGCAGGGTGTCGTGGTCGTTGCAGCTGATGAACAGACGCACCGCCTCCTCACCCTGGCTGCGGGTTCCGGCCTTGCCGCGGGTCCCGCGGCTGGTGGCCTCGAACTCGCTCACCGGCATGCGCTTGAGATAGCCGTTCTCGGTGAGCAGCACCACGGATCGCTCATTGGCGATCAGATCGATGTCTTCAAGCCCACCCTCGAGATCAAGAATCTCGGTACGGCGCTCAGACGGGTAACGCTCACGCAGCTGGATCAGCTCAGCTTCGATCAGTCCGAGCACGCGCTCACGTCGGCCAAGAATGTCCTTGTAGTCAGCGATCTTGGCAACAAGATCCTCATGCTCCAGGCGGATCTTGTCAGCTTCGAGAGCAGTGAGCCGGCGCAGCTGCATCTGCAGGATCGCGTCAGCCTGGATCTCACTGAGGCCATGGCGTTCCTGCAACTGCAGGCGGGCCGTGGCCGCATCCGAGGCCGCCCGGATCAGGGCGATGATCGGATCCAGCTGATCGAGGGCCAGCAGGAGACCGAGCAGGATGTGATCCCGTTCCTCAGCCTTGCGCAGGAAGTAACGGGTACGCCGCTCGATCGTCTCGATGCGGAACTCGAGGAACACCTGCAGCATCCGCCGCAGGGTGAGGAGCACCGGCTCACTGTTGACCAGTGCCAGCATATGGGCACTGAAATTGCTCTGCAGAGGCGTGAGCTTGAACAGGTTGTTGAGTACAACCTGCGGGTAGGCATCCCGGCGGAGTTCAATCACGATGCGCATGCCATCGCGATCGCTTTCATCGCGAATGTCGGAGATGCCGTCGAGTTTCTTGTCGTTGACCATCTCGGCGATACGCTCAATCAGCGCCGCCTTGTTGGTCTGATAAGGGAGCTCGGTGATGATCACGGCATCGCGATCGGGCCGGCCGGGGACTTCCAGCGTTTCAATCGAGGCCACCCCGCGCATGGTCACCGAACCGCGGCCGGTGGTGTAGGTCTCGCGGATTCCGCGGCGGCCGAGAATCTGGCCGCCGGTGGGGAAATCAGGTCCGGGAATCAGGGTCAGGAGAGCCCGGTCATCAAGCTCCGGATCAGCAATCAGGGCCAGCAGGCCATTGATCAGTTCGGTGAGGTTGTGAGGGGGGATGTTGGTGGCCATGCCCACCGCGATACCCGACGATCCATTCAACAGAAGATGAGGAACCCGCGCCGGCATCACCGTGGGTTCCTGCTGGGAGCCGTCGAAGTTGTCGATGTAATCGACCGTTTCCGCTTCGATGTCTTCAAGCAGGCTGTCGGTGGTGAGCGCCTGCAGCCGCGATTCGGTGTACCGCATCGCGGCCGGAGGGTCATTGTCGACCGAGCCGAAATTGCCGTGCCCGTCG from Synechococcus sp. CBW1107 encodes the following:
- the crtL gene encoding lycopene beta cyclase, whose protein sequence is MTLPAAAADVLVLGAGPAGLAIASELVSLGLRVTGLAAGDPASPWQNTYGIWAPELDQLQLSHLLEHRWSNCVSYFGADPVALSHDYGLFDRAKLQDHWLGRCSGMDWKRGLAAELIHDPQGSQVTTRQGEVIRARLVIDTTGHDPVFVRRPVLGPVAVQAAYGIVGFFTAAPVPPGQFVLMDYRSDHLSPEEREGPPTFLYAMDLGGGRFFVEETSLALAPPVPIEVLRGRLLRRLAHRGVAVLQVEHEERCLFPMNLPLPDLSQRVLGFGGAASLVHPASGYMVGSLLRRAPGLAAAIAAALARPDQSAAQVAEIAWGALWTPELVRKHGIYQFGLEKLMRFSERDLRQFFTTFFALPEREWYGFLTNTLSLGELVAAMVRLFAQAPADVRWGLMQPKGREAALLWRAVRG
- the gyrA gene encoding DNA gyrase subunit A — its product is MADPTGPGESDGRIIQTDLRNEMSRSYLEYAMSVIVGRALPDARDGLKPVHRRILYAMYELGLTSDRPYRKCARVVGEVLGKYHPHGDTAVYDALVRMAQDFSMRMPLIDGHGNFGSVDNDPPAAMRYTESRLQALTTDSLLEDIEAETVDYIDNFDGSQQEPTVMPARVPHLLLNGSSGIAVGMATNIPPHNLTELINGLLALIADPELDDRALLTLIPGPDFPTGGQILGRRGIRETYTTGRGSVTMRGVASIETLEVPGRPDRDAVIITELPYQTNKAALIERIAEMVNDKKLDGISDIRDESDRDGMRIVIELRRDAYPQVVLNNLFKLTPLQSNFSAHMLALVNSEPVLLTLRRMLQVFLEFRIETIERRTRYFLRKAEERDHILLGLLLALDQLDPIIALIRAASDAATARLQLQERHGLSEIQADAILQMQLRRLTALEADKIRLEHEDLVAKIADYKDILGRRERVLGLIEAELIQLRERYPSERRTEILDLEGGLEDIDLIANERSVVLLTENGYLKRMPVSEFEATSRGTRGKAGTRSQGEEAVRLFISCNDHDTLLLFSDRGVVYAVPAYRVPVGSRGAKGTPVVQLLPIPREEQITSLVAVSAFDDDVQLLMLTSGGYIKRTRLSAFANIRSNGLIAISLEDGDALRWARLALPGDSVLIGSLKGMTIHFRLTDGELRPLGRTARGVRAMALRPGDELVSMDVLPAELADRVASSSGSEGDNEEEAPDPGESAEGPWVLVASASGLGKRVPVTQFRLQRRAGLGLRAIKFRRDGDVLVGLTVMGPGEELLLVSERGVIVRMQADAIPQQSRAATGVRLQKLDSGDRLSEVVLVPPAPEEEQLADTVETTTAPESP
- a CDS encoding universal stress protein, producing the protein MKAVHGAVAFAKEMGARITFFNARSVLPVSMVGTGTMLDAGTLEHLSLVARENAERILAEAQAVAESAGVPCSSEGVINDLPHEAIIEAAARHGCDLIFMASHGRRGLSGLLLGSQTQRVLIHADLPVLVFR
- a CDS encoding glycoside hydrolase family 57 protein, whose translation is MATGTLALVLHAHLPFVRDSQPGSLEEDWYFQALLESYLPLLQVLEASRDDPSQHPCLSLGLSPTLLSLISDPVLSARFPDWLAQRQRLLRHAPSSHRAAASALADTLENTRQSWIASGGQLLHRFRQLQQDGVLDLLTCAATHGYLPLLRHSPEAVRAQLINAVREHQRLLGERPLGIWLPECAYYEGLDLLLRQCGLRYSVLDAHGLLHALPRPRYGVYAPICSPAGIAFFARDGAATLPVWSASEGYPGDGAYREFHRDLGWDLPEAELHAHGITSSRPLGLKLHRVSSQGSPLDQKLPYEPKAAASRTMEHASDYLAGRSEELASLAAAMARPPLLVAPFDAELFGHWWYEGPLFLAELFRQGPAAGVAFSSLRGALEREEPLQICRPSPSSWGQGGYHHYWLHQSNAWVVPEWHRASAAMVKQVNRGVASERQRRLLTQAGRELLLAQSSDWSFILRAGTTTTLARERIHRHLDRFWRLMHAIDTGADLPEGWLEAIEAEDGLFPQLNAADWASVSAQPPSPPDERPLTHA